The DNA region ATCGTCGAGCCCGACCTGGACCTCTACAAGTTCCTCTCGACGGACCGGAACCCGTCCAACTACGGCTTCTACACCGACCGGGTGCTGGATGATCTCTACGACAAGCAAAGCCGGGCGACGGACGTTGAGGAGCGGAAGAAGTACATCCGCCAGTTCGAGAAGCGGCTCCTGGACGAGGAGGCCCGCTACCTCATGACGCTCCAGTGGAACCGGATCGTCCCGCACTCGAGCAAGGTGAAGGGCTGGCAGGTCACGCCGAGCCACTACCTGAACAACACCCTCGATGTGGTCTGGCTCGCTGAATAGCGAGAACATTTCCCGCTTCTCCCTCCCCCCCTGGCGGGGGGGAGGGAGGAGTGAGGGGTTCGGACCCGCCCGCCGCCGATGTGGAAGTTCATTCTGAAGCGATTCTTCCTCATGATCCCAACGCTCTTCGGGGTCGCTGTGCTCGTGTTTCTGCTCCTCCGCGTGGTCCCCGGGGATGTCGTCGAGGTTCGGCTGATGAGCGGCGAGGGACAGTATACCGACCCGCAGATGGTCGCGATGGAACGGGCTCGGCTCGGTCTCGACAAGCCGATGTGGCGGCAGTTCATCGACTGGATGTGGGGGCTCGTCAGGCTGGACCTCGGCCTCTCCATGTGGACCGGCGCCCCGATCACCGAGGAGATCAAGCTCCGGTTCGCGCTGTCGCTTCAACTCGCGATCATGGCCACGGTGGTCGCGACGCTGCTCGCGATCCCGCTCGGGATCGTGGCCGCCCTCAAGCAGGACACGTGGGTGGACTACGTGGTGCGGATCTTCTCCATCGCGGGCCTGGCGACCCCGTCGTTCTGGCTCGGGATCCTGATGATTCTCGGCTTTCTCATCATCTTTAAATGGCTGCCGCCGATGGTGTTCACGCCGATCTGGGTGGACCCCTGGGAGAACCTGGCCCAGCTCACCTGGCCCGCCCTCTCCGTCGGCTACAGGTACTCGGCCGTGGCGACGCGGATGACCCGCTCGGCCATGCTCGAAGTGCTGCGCGAGGACTATATCCGGACGGCGCGGGCCAAGGGGCTCTGGCAGAAGCTGATCCTCACGCGCCACGCGCTCAAGAACGCGATGCTCCCGGTCCTCACGGTCATCGCGCTGGAGTTCGCCTTTCTCCTGGGCGGGCTCGTAGTCACGGAGCAGGTGTTCAACCTGAACGGTCTGGGTCTCCTCTTTGTCGAGGCCATCGCCCGCCGCGACTACACGATGACCCAGGCCCTGGTGCTGCTGGTGGCGTTCACGTTCATCTTCGTGAACTTCGTGGTGGACCTCATGTACGCCTGGTTGGACCCGCGGATCAGGTATCGCTGATGGCGATCAATCCCCCCGCTGACACCGTTGCCGGGATCGCCCTGGCGCCTCACTACCGCGCGTGGCTCGCCGGGATCGTGAAGTTTTGCCGCCAGCGGCCGCTCGGGGCCATCGGCGCCGGGCTGATCCTGGTGATGGGAGTGGTCGCCGCCCTTGCGCCCCTCCTCGCCCCGTACCATCCTCTCGACACCGACTACGCGGCCATGCTAGCGGGGCCGAACGCCGAGCACTGGCTGGGCTCCGACGCCTTCGGGCGTGACGTGCTCTCGCGGATCATCTACGGGTCGCGGACGGCGCTGCTCGTCGGCTTCTCGTGCGCGTTCCTCGGCGCGACCCTCGGGGCGGTGATCGGGGTTACCAGCGCGTACTTCGGCGGGCGGGTGGACCTCCTGGTCCAGCGCGGGATGGACATCATCCTGTCGTTCCCGCTGATCATCTTGGCCCTGTCCGTGGTGGTTCTCCTCGGCACCGGCATCTTCAACGTCATCCTCGCCATCACGATTCCCATGATCCCCCGCGCCGCCCTCGTCTCGCGGTCGAGCGCGCTCGCGATCCGGGAGATGCCCTACGTGGACGCCGCCCGGGCCGCCGGCTTCCGGCACCGCCGCATTATCCTGCGCCACATGCTCCCCAACGTCATGGCGCCCTATCTCATCATGCTGACGGCCTACCTCGGCCAGGCGATCCTCCTGGAGGCCTCGCTCTCGTTCCTGGGTCTCGGAGTCCAGGAGCCCACCGCCGCCTGGGGGCTGATGCTCCGTGGGGCGGCGGTCGACTTTGCCGAGACCGCGCCCTGGATGGCCTTTTTCCCGGGCGTCGCGATCAGCTTGGGCGTCTTCGCCTTCAACCTGTTCGGCGACTCGCTCCGGGACGCCCTCGACCCCAAGCTCCGCACGCTCTGACCCTCCAAACTCTTGACAGCGGCGCGGAGCTGAGCTAAGAATAAAGCTCGGTTTGAGCACGAAAACCCGCTCCCGACGTCACGAATTATGCCGGGTGACCGGTAGGTAAGGGAGGCCTCGATGGCGTATATCATTGCCGAGCCATGCATCAACGTGAAAGACAAGGCCTGTGTGGAAGTCTGCCCGGTCGATTGCATCTACGAAGGCCCGGAGATGCTTTACATCCATCCGGACGAGTGCATCGACTGTGGGGCCTGTGAGCCGGTCTGCCCGGTCAAGGCGATCTTCGCGGAGGATGAGACTCCGGAGCAGTGGAAGAACTTCATCGAGCTGAACAAGCAGTTCTTCAAGGATAACCCCGGCGTCCAGCCTGCCAAGAAGTAACGGCAAGACTCCTGCCTGCCTCGGGGGGCCCGGTCGCGGGCCCCCTATTTTTGTGCAGTCGTGGCCTGGAGCTGCACAGCACGCTGTGCAGCTTCGGCGCGCGGCGCTCGGCAATCCGTTGAATTGGCGTGTCGTCGCTCCTGGCACGCTCATTGCCTCCAAGGAGGCGCGGGGCGACTCGTGATGTCGGTGGCTGGCTTTCACGGTGCGGTGTCCGAGTTCAAGCGGCGGCTCATCGAGGCGACGCTCTGCCAGTTCGGCGGAAACCGGAGCCAAACGGCGCGCGCGCTCGGGCTGCAGCGCACGTATCTTCTCCGGCTGATCCGGGACCTGGGCGTGGCGGCGCCGCCGTCGCTCGTCCCGGGCCGGCGACCTCCGCTCCCGGTAAACCCGGACCACGAGACCCGGAATCTGGTTGACACCCCCAAGACTCCCGGAGTGAAATAGGTCCGACTGTTCGCTGCCGGGAGCTCGCCCGTGGGGGATGTCTGGATCGCCGGGGCGGGCATGGCCCGCTTCGGCAAGCGCGAGGAGACACTTCAGGACCTGATCGCCGAGGCCGCGCTGGCGGCCATGCGGGCGGCGTCTGTCGAGACCCCAGACGCCCTCGTCGTGGCGGTGATGAACCCGGAGGAGTTCGTCGGGGAGGGGAACTTCGCCTCCCAGATCGCCACGCACGTCGGCCTCGCCCATGTCCCCGCGCTCCGGGTCGAGACCGCGACCTCCTCGGGAGCGGCCGCCCTCTATGCCGGCTTCGCCGCGGTGGCCGCCGGGCTCCACCGCTCGGTCCTCGTGGTCGGCGGGGAAAAGATGACCCATCTGCCGACGCCACGCGTCTCCGAGCTGATCAGCCGCTCGATCGATCCCCACGAGCGCTCCTACGGCGCCACGATGCCGGCGCTCGCCGCCCTGGTGACCCGGGCGCTGATGGCCGATCACGGCGTCAGCCTGCGGGAGATCTCTCAGGTCTCGGTCAAGAACCACGCCAACGCCGCGCTGAATCCGTTCGCGCACTTCCAGTCGCCGGTGACCCTCGCGGAAGTGCTGGAGTCCCGGCTCGTGGCCGATCCGCTCCGGCTCCTGCACTGCTGTCCGATCTCCGACGGCGCCGCGGCGTTGCTGCTCACCGCCGAGCGGACCGCGGTCCAGATCGCCGGCATCGGTCAGGGGGCCGATTACCTGGCCGTCCGGTACCGCGACAGCCTGACGACCTTCAGGGCCACACAGGCCGCGGCCGCGGCCGCCTACCGAATGGCG from Candidatus Rokuibacteriota bacterium includes:
- a CDS encoding ABC transporter substrate-binding protein, coding for IVEPDLDLYKFLSTDRNPSNYGFYTDRVLDDLYDKQSRATDVEERKKYIRQFEKRLLDEEARYLMTLQWNRIVPHSSKVKGWQVTPSHYLNNTLDVVWLAE
- a CDS encoding ABC transporter permease, which produces MWKFILKRFFLMIPTLFGVAVLVFLLLRVVPGDVVEVRLMSGEGQYTDPQMVAMERARLGLDKPMWRQFIDWMWGLVRLDLGLSMWTGAPITEEIKLRFALSLQLAIMATVVATLLAIPLGIVAALKQDTWVDYVVRIFSIAGLATPSFWLGILMILGFLIIFKWLPPMVFTPIWVDPWENLAQLTWPALSVGYRYSAVATRMTRSAMLEVLREDYIRTARAKGLWQKLILTRHALKNAMLPVLTVIALEFAFLLGGLVVTEQVFNLNGLGLLFVEAIARRDYTMTQALVLLVAFTFIFVNFVVDLMYAWLDPRIRYR
- a CDS encoding ABC transporter permease is translated as MAINPPADTVAGIALAPHYRAWLAGIVKFCRQRPLGAIGAGLILVMGVVAALAPLLAPYHPLDTDYAAMLAGPNAEHWLGSDAFGRDVLSRIIYGSRTALLVGFSCAFLGATLGAVIGVTSAYFGGRVDLLVQRGMDIILSFPLIILALSVVVLLGTGIFNVILAITIPMIPRAALVSRSSALAIREMPYVDAARAAGFRHRRIILRHMLPNVMAPYLIMLTAYLGQAILLEASLSFLGLGVQEPTAAWGLMLRGAAVDFAETAPWMAFFPGVAISLGVFAFNLFGDSLRDALDPKLRTL
- a CDS encoding ferredoxin family protein codes for the protein MAYIIAEPCINVKDKACVEVCPVDCIYEGPEMLYIHPDECIDCGACEPVCPVKAIFAEDETPEQWKNFIELNKQFFKDNPGVQPAKK
- a CDS encoding thiolase domain-containing protein (Catalyzes the synthesis of acetoacetyl coenzyme A from two molecules of acetyl coenzyme A. It can also act as a thiolase, catalyzing the reverse reaction and generating two-carbon units from the four-carbon product of fatty acid oxidation) codes for the protein MGDVWIAGAGMARFGKREETLQDLIAEAALAAMRAASVETPDALVVAVMNPEEFVGEGNFASQIATHVGLAHVPALRVETATSSGAAALYAGFAAVAAGLHRSVLVVGGEKMTHLPTPRVSELISRSIDPHERSYGATMPALAALVTRALMADHGVSLREISQVSVKNHANAALNPFAHFQSPVTLAEVLESRLVADPLRLLHCCPISDGAAALLLTAERTAVQIAGIGQGADYLAVRYRDSLTTFRATQAAAAAAYRMAGFGPERVEVAEVHDAFAPFELITLEDLGLVPPGKATRATMNGETALDGRLPVNPSGGLKARGHALAATGLAQVVELVGQLTGTAPGRQVQARVGLAHSIGGLATNNWVTLLERVT